The Urocitellus parryii isolate mUroPar1 chromosome 6, mUroPar1.hap1, whole genome shotgun sequence genome includes a window with the following:
- the Tgm7 gene encoding protein-glutamine gamma-glutamyltransferase Z, producing the protein MELVTLRNHAQAMNRKGFPGPILSCAGKVSAHHCLLVAALELRSVDLQSPRNNKEHHTQEMGLKRLIVRRGQLFNLQLNFNRPFQPQTDSITFVAETGPEPTELLGTRASFLLTQAQQEKVWSASDFTIDSNSLQVSLFTPANAVIGHYTLKIEISQDQGQSVTYPLGNFILLFNPWSAEDDVYLPSEILLQEYIMKDYGFVYKGRESFVTSWPWNYGQFEEDIIDICFEILNKSLYFLKNPSKDYSQRNDVVYVCRVMSAMINSNDDSGVLQGNWGEDYSKGVSPLEWNGSVAILRQWSARGGQPVKYGQCWVFASVMCTVMRCLGVPTRVVSNFHSAHNMDGNLTIDTYYDQNAEMLPSEKQDKIWNFHVWNECWMIRKDLPPGYNGWQVLDPTPQQTSSGLFCCGPASVRAIKEGEVHLAYDTPFVYAEVNADEVIWLLRDGEAQEILAHNTSSIGKEISTKMVGSDQRQDITGSYKYPEGSPEERSVFMKASQKMLRPKRASSLLLDLLGSRVFEDQPVQLQLHLTRMPVWGQDVPLTLHVWRVPERAHPRGPIRLVVRFCAQPLLHGGGTRKPLWRQMVHLSLDIGKEIQWPLLLPYNNYRNKLTDEKLIRVSGIAEVEETGRSMLVLKDLSLEPPLLSIEVSERAEVGNILRVHITLTNTLMVALNNCIMVLEGSGLINGQIVKDLGTLMAGHTIRIQVDFYPIKTGPRQLQVLISSNEVKEIKGYKDIFVAAATAS; encoded by the exons ATGGAGCTGGTTACCCTTAGGAACCATGCTCAAGCTATGAACAGGAAAGGCTTCCCTGGCCCTATTCTCTCCTGTGCAGGGAAGGTAAGTGCTCATCACTGCCTTTTGG TGGCGGCCTTGGAGCTCAGGTCTGTTGACCTGCAGAGCCCCAGGAACAACAAAGAGCACCACACACAGGAGATGGGCCTGAAGCGGCTCATTGTGCGCAGAGGTCAACTCTTCAACCTCCAGCTGAACTTCAACAGACCCTTCCAGCCCCAGACAGACTCCATCACCTTTGTGGCTGAGACCG GACCTGAGCCCACAGAGCTGCTGGGAACACGAGCCTCGTTCTTACTTACACAGGCCCAGCAAGAGAAAGTCTGGAGTGCTTCTGACTTCACCATTGACTCCAACTCCCTCCAAGTCTCGCTTTTTACACCAGCCAATGCAGTCATTGGCCACTACACTCTGAAAATAGAGATCTCTCAGGACCAAGGTCAAAGTGTGACTTACCCACTAGGGAATTTCATCCTGCTTTTTAACCCATGGAGTGCAG AGGACGACGTGTACCTGCCAAGTGAAATACTGCTGCAGGAGTATATCATGAAGGATTATGGCTTTGTTTACAAGGGTCGTGAAAGTTTCGTCACCTCCTGGCCCTGGAACTACGGGCAG TTTGAAGAAGACATCATAGATATCTGTTTTGAGATCCTGAACAAGAGCCTGTACTTCTTAAAGAACCCATCCAAAGACTATTCCCAGCGGAATGATGTGGTGTATGTGTGCAGGGTGATGAGCGCCATG ATCAACAGCAATGATGACAGCGGCGTGCTGCAAGGGAACTGGGGAGAGGACTACTCCAAGGGCGTCAGCCCCCTGGAGTGGAACGGCAGTGTGGCCATCCTGCGGCAGTGGTCAGCCAGGGGTGGACAGCCTGTGAAGTATGGACAGTGCTGGGTCTTTGCCTCTGTTATGTGCACTG tAATGAGATGCTTAGGTGTTCCAACTCGTGTGGTTTCTAATTTCCACTCTGCACACAACATGGATGGGAACTTGACGATTGATACCTACTATGACCAAAATGCAGAGATGCTGCCATCTGAGAAACAAGACAAAATATG GAACTTTCATGTCTGGAATGAGTGCTGGATGATCCGAAAAGATCTCCCACCAGGATACAATGGGTGGCAGGTTCTGGACCCCACTCCCCAACAAACCAGCAGCG GGCTGTTCTGCTGTGGCCCTGCCTCTGTGAGGGCCATTAAGGAAGGGGAGGTCCACCTGGCGTATGACACCCCTTTTGTGTATGCCGAGGTGAATGCCGATGAAGTTATTTGGCTCCTCAGGGACGGCGAGGCCCAGGAAATCCTGGCCCACAACACCAGTTCCATTGGGAAGGAGATTAGCACCAAGATGGTAGGGTCAGACCAGCGCCAAGACATCACTGGCTCCTACAAGTATCCAGAAG GATCCCCTGAGGAGCGGTCTGTATTCATGAAGGCTTCCCAGAAAATGCTGAGACCAAAGAGAGCTTCATCACTCCTCCTGGATCTCCTGGGGTCCAGGGTCTTTGAGGATCAACCAGTGCAGCTACAGCTTCACCTGACCAGGATGCCAGTGTGGGGCCAAGACGTGCCGCTTACGCTGCATGTCTGGAGGGTACCAGAGAGAGCCCACCCCAGGGGTCCCATCAGATTGGTGGTGCGCTTCTGTGCACAGCCCCTGCTGCATGGGGGTGGCACTCGGAAGCCTCTTTGGAGGCAGATGGTTCACTTGAGCCTGGACATTGGGAAGG AGATACAATGGCCGCTCCTCCTGCCCTACAACAACTACAGAAATAAGCTGACTGATGAAAAGTTGATCCGTGTGTCTGGCATTGCTGAAGTTGAAGAGACAGGGCGGTCCATGCTGGTCTTAAAAGATCTCTCTCTGGAGCCTCCCCTCTTATCTATTGAG GTCTCTGAGAGGGCTGAAGTGGGCAATATCCTGAGAGTCCACATCACCCTCACCAATACCCTAATGGTGGCCCTGAATAACTGCATCATGGTGCTGGAGGGAAGTGGCCTCATCAACGGGCAAATAGTAAAAGA CCTTGGGACTCTGATGGCTGGACACACCATCCGAATTCAAGTGGACTTCTACCCTATCAAGACTGGACCCCGCCAGCTGCAAGTCCTCATCAGCAGCAACGAGGTCAAGGAGATCAAGGGCTATAAGGACATCTTTGTTGCTGCAGCTACAGCATCCTGA